The genomic interval TCCAGACCGGCGCTCCCTGGGCCAAGCTCCCCGCCCACTTTCCGCCCAGGTCCACCTGCCACGATCGCTTCCAGGCATGGAACCGAAACGGCACCCTCCAACGCATTTTGCAGGTGTTGGCCGAAGAACTCCACCAACAGGGCAAGCTCAAGCTTTCGGAGTGCTTTATCGATGCCTGCTTTGTCGCTGCTAAAAAGGGGGGACGTGTGTGGGCAAGACAAAGCGAGGTAAAGGAAGCAAACTCATGGCGATAGCCGATGCCAATGGGATGCCGCTGGCGGTGCTGGTGGCCAGTGCTTCGCCACATGAGACCCGGTTGGTCGAAGCCACTCTGGCGGCTCGTTTTACCGAGGCCAGGCCAGTACGTTTGATTGGAGATCGGGCATATGACAGTGATCCGCTGGATAAGGCATTGGCGCAACAGGGTATAGAGATGATTGCCCCGCATCGGCGGAATCGGAAGCGGAAAAAGACGCAGGATGGGCGTAAGCTTCGTCGCTATCGACGCCGTTGGAAAGTAGAGCGGTTGTTTGCGTGGTTGGGGCATTTTCGCCGGATTGTGATGCGTCATGAGCGCTACGCGGAAAACTACCTGGGTTTTGTATTGCTCGGGTGCCTCATGATCTTCTTGAGAACCTTTTTCGGATGACTTCTAGCCTACCTATGAGGGATTGAAATACATGTACCTGCGCGGAATATCGGTTACGGAGATCGTTTGTAGCCTACCTATGAGGGATTGAAATCCGAGCACGCGGCCGCATTCCCAGCAGCGGATTTCGAGTTTGTAGCCTACCTATGAGGGATTGAAATATCTGACAATATCCAGCAGGCGTCCATACGTAAACCGTTTGTAGCCTACCTATGAGGGATTGAAATTCGTAGAAGACGTCCGCGTCGACGTCCTCCACCGACTCGTTTGTAGCCTACCTATGAGGGATTGAAATGACTGAGAAAACAGCTCTTGCGCCTGGGCCTCGAGATCGGTTTGTAGCCTACCTATGAGGGATTGAAATGAGCGGTATCGTGATGAGCTGGCCAGGGGTGCGCGGTTGGTTTGTAGCCTACCTATGAGGGATTGAAATCCGTGGCGATCTGAGCGATCGGTTGTCACTCTATGCAGTAGTGATTATAATTAGGGGCAGGAGGTGAACCATGGCTCGAAAAGCATCACCGGACAACCCACCCTGTCCCCGTTGTGGCGACAAGCACACGGTCCGCAACGGCCATAAAGACGGCCGCCCGCGCTGGGTATGTCGCGGCTGCGGCCGTTCCTTCGGTCTCACCCTGGGCACCCCGATGTATCGTCTGCGCACCCCACCGGCCGAAGTGGCCCGTGCCCTGCTCATCGTCATGCGGCGGGGGAGTTTGAGCGCCGCCGAGGAGATCACCGGCCACAAGTATGAGACCATTGGTCGCTGGCTGCGTCGGGCGGCACACCATGCGGAGGCCATCACCTAGGCCCTGGTGTGCGAGCTCCAGCTG from Rhodothermus marinus carries:
- a CDS encoding IS1 family transposase codes for the protein MARKASPDNPPCPRCGDKHTVRNGHKDGRPRWVCRGCGRSFGLTLGTPMYRLRTPPAEVARALLIVMRRGSLSAAEEITGHKYETIGRWLRRAAHHAEAIT